Proteins encoded in a region of the Pseudomonas denitrificans (nom. rej.) genome:
- a CDS encoding excinuclease: MQRKTLGLFALALCASIPGISQARDTTLHLPFDEVVAEAVKAGRLDGSVKFYLAGNPAGDKLNVVQSGAITNKKTNAFSKSDEEACRWALQSALITLQDSAKKAGATAVTNIVSYYKRNEYKDAKQFECHAGAVIAGVALKADYAK, encoded by the coding sequence ATGCAACGCAAGACCCTCGGGCTGTTCGCCCTCGCGCTCTGCGCGTCCATCCCCGGCATCAGCCAGGCTCGCGACACCACCCTGCACCTGCCCTTCGACGAAGTCGTCGCCGAGGCGGTGAAGGCCGGTCGCCTGGACGGCAGCGTGAAGTTCTACCTGGCGGGCAACCCGGCGGGTGACAAGCTGAACGTGGTCCAGTCCGGCGCCATCACCAACAAGAAGACCAACGCCTTCAGCAAGAGCGACGAGGAAGCCTGCCGCTGGGCACTGCAATCAGCACTGATCACCCTGCAGGACTCGGCGAAGAAGGCCGGCGCCACCGCCGTGACCAACATCGTCAGCTACTACAAGCGCAACGAGTACAAGGACGCCAAGCAGTTCGAGTGCCACGCCGGCGCAGTCATCGCCGGCGTCGCGCTGAAGGCCGACTACGCCAAGTAA
- a CDS encoding MFS transporter: protein MAAEPSVVQEPSAANDPAEVLPDLRESAREANGDVVRAVEEIETYIEKGTPEFMRTSLALFSGGFATFALLYCVQPMMPVLSRAFSLTAAQSSLVLSISTITMAFGLLVTGPISDAIGRKSIMVASLVLAALFTIGSSLMPTWHGVLAMRALLGLSLSGLAAVGMTYLSEEIHPQHIGLSMGLYIGGNAIGGMSGRLISGVLVDYVNWHVALATLGVLALAAALLFWRILPESKNFRPAPLKPRRLIEGFTGHFRDAGLPWLFLEAFLLMGAFVTLFNYIGYRLLAEPYHLSQAIVGVLSLVYLSGIYSSAWVGSLADKLGRRKVLWAMIALMLGGVLITLLQPLALVLVGLLVFTFGFFGAHSVASSWIGRRALKAKGQASSLYLFCYYTGSSVAGTAGGLFWHQYGWNGVGLFIASLLGIGLLVALHLARLPVLPRDLPALNKAG, encoded by the coding sequence ATGGCGGCCGAGCCGTCTGTCGTACAAGAACCGTCCGCCGCCAACGATCCGGCGGAGGTGCTGCCCGATCTGCGCGAGAGCGCGCGTGAAGCCAACGGCGACGTGGTGCGCGCCGTCGAAGAGATCGAAACCTACATCGAGAAAGGCACCCCGGAATTCATGCGCACATCGCTGGCGCTGTTCTCCGGCGGCTTCGCCACCTTCGCCCTGCTGTACTGCGTGCAGCCGATGATGCCGGTGCTGTCCAGGGCCTTCAGCCTGACCGCCGCGCAGAGCAGCCTGGTACTGTCGATCTCCACCATCACCATGGCCTTCGGCCTGCTGGTCACCGGGCCGATCTCCGACGCCATCGGGCGCAAGTCGATCATGGTCGCCTCGCTGGTCCTCGCCGCCCTGTTCACCATCGGCAGCTCGCTGATGCCGACCTGGCACGGCGTGCTGGCCATGCGCGCGCTGCTCGGCCTGTCGCTCAGCGGCCTGGCGGCGGTGGGCATGACCTACCTCTCCGAGGAAATCCACCCGCAGCACATCGGGCTGTCCATGGGGCTGTACATCGGCGGCAACGCCATTGGCGGCATGAGCGGGCGGCTGATCAGCGGCGTGCTGGTGGACTACGTGAACTGGCACGTGGCACTGGCCACCCTGGGCGTGCTTGCCCTGGCGGCGGCGCTGCTGTTCTGGCGCATCCTGCCCGAATCGAAGAACTTCCGCCCGGCGCCGCTCAAGCCGCGCCGGCTCATCGAGGGCTTCACCGGGCACTTCCGCGATGCCGGCCTGCCCTGGCTGTTCCTCGAGGCGTTCCTGCTGATGGGTGCCTTCGTCACCCTGTTCAACTACATCGGCTACCGCCTGCTGGCCGAGCCCTATCACCTGAGCCAGGCCATCGTCGGCGTGCTCTCGCTGGTCTACCTGTCGGGCATCTACAGCTCGGCCTGGGTCGGCTCGCTGGCCGACAAGCTGGGCCGGCGCAAGGTGCTCTGGGCGATGATCGCGCTGATGCTCGGTGGCGTACTGATCACCCTGCTGCAACCGCTGGCCCTGGTGCTGGTCGGCCTGCTGGTGTTCACCTTCGGCTTCTTCGGCGCGCACTCGGTGGCCAGCAGCTGGATCGGCCGCCGCGCCCTGAAGGCCAAGGGCCAGGCCTCGTCGCTGTACCTGTTCTGCTACTACACCGGCTCCAGCGTCGCCGGCACCGCTGGCGGCCTCTTCTGGCACCAGTACGGCTGGAACGGCGTGGGCCTGTTCATCGCCAGCCTGCTGGGCATCGGCCTGCTGGTGGCCCTGCACCTGGCGCGCCTGCCGGTGTTACCGCGCGACCTGCCCGCACTCAACAAAGCTGGGTAG
- a CDS encoding LysR family transcriptional regulator: MELRHLRYFIAVAEELHFGRAAEQLGISQPPLSQQIQALEEEIGARLLERTNRRVALTEAGKLFLDEARQVLQQVDRAVLLARRAHQGEIGELKVGFTASAPFTSSIPRAILAFRQAYPDVHLDLQELSSGQAVQALLEERVQVGLIRPIPLPETLEAVELFSEPLVAVLRADHPLAQASQEGLEFALLADEPFVFFPRSYGTGLYSQLMALSRQAGFSPRIAQEAGEAMTIIGLVAAGLGVSMLPASFRRTRVDGVVYRTLSDPGATSSVWLVRRRNETSRLAQSFFDLVTQQIQA, translated from the coding sequence ATGGAACTGCGACACCTGCGTTATTTCATCGCCGTGGCGGAAGAGCTGCACTTCGGCCGCGCCGCCGAGCAGCTGGGGATTTCCCAGCCGCCGCTGAGCCAGCAGATCCAGGCGCTGGAGGAGGAAATCGGCGCGCGGCTGCTGGAGCGCACCAACCGCCGCGTGGCGCTGACCGAGGCCGGCAAGCTGTTTCTCGACGAAGCGCGGCAGGTGTTGCAGCAGGTGGACCGTGCCGTCTTGCTGGCGCGGCGTGCGCACCAGGGCGAGATCGGCGAGCTGAAGGTTGGCTTCACCGCCTCGGCGCCGTTCACCTCCAGCATCCCGCGCGCCATCCTGGCATTCCGTCAGGCCTACCCGGACGTGCACCTGGACCTGCAGGAACTGAGCAGCGGGCAAGCGGTGCAGGCGCTGCTGGAAGAGCGCGTGCAGGTTGGCCTGATCCGGCCCATCCCGTTGCCGGAAACCCTGGAAGCCGTGGAGCTGTTCAGCGAGCCGCTGGTGGCCGTGCTGCGCGCTGATCATCCGCTGGCGCAGGCCAGCCAGGAGGGGCTGGAGTTCGCCTTGCTGGCGGACGAGCCGTTCGTGTTTTTCCCGCGCAGCTACGGCACGGGCCTCTACAGCCAGCTGATGGCGCTGTCGCGGCAGGCCGGCTTCAGCCCGCGCATCGCCCAGGAAGCGGGCGAGGCGATGACCATCATCGGCCTGGTGGCAGCGGGGCTCGGTGTGTCGATGCTGCCGGCGTCGTTCCGCCGGACGCGGGTGGATGGCGTGGTCTATCGCACCCTCAGCGATCCGGGCGCGACCAGTTCGGTGTGGCTGGTGCGGCGACGCAACGAGACGTCACGCCTGGCGCAGTCGTTCTTCGACCTGGTGACCCAGCAAATCCAGGCCTGA
- the hemE gene encoding uroporphyrinogen decarboxylase, with translation MTALKNDRFLRALLKQPVDVTPVWMMRQAGRYLPEYRATRAKAGDFMSLCMNPQMACEVTLQPLDRYPQLDAAILFSDILTIPDAMGQGLYFETGEGPRFKKVVSNLADIEALPIPDPEKDLGYVMDAVRTIRRELNGRVPLIGFSGSPWTLATYMVEGGSSRDFRKTKAMLYENPQALHALLDKLAQSVTSYLNGQILAGAQAVQIFDSWGGALSAAAYQEFSLAYMQKIVDGLIREHEGRRVPVILFTKGGGLWLESMANTGAEALGLDWTCDIGSARARVGDKVALQGNMDPAVLYAKPEAIRAEVARILGAFGNGNGHVFNLGHGVTPEVDPAHAGAFFEAVHELSAQYH, from the coding sequence ATGACTGCCTTGAAGAACGATCGCTTCCTCCGCGCCCTGCTCAAGCAGCCCGTCGATGTCACCCCTGTCTGGATGATGCGCCAGGCCGGCCGCTACCTGCCGGAGTACCGCGCCACCCGCGCCAAGGCCGGTGACTTCATGAGCCTGTGCATGAACCCGCAGATGGCCTGCGAAGTGACCCTGCAGCCGCTGGACCGCTACCCGCAGCTGGACGCGGCGATCCTCTTCTCCGACATCCTCACCATCCCCGACGCCATGGGCCAGGGCCTGTACTTCGAAACCGGCGAAGGCCCGCGTTTCAAGAAGGTCGTCAGCAACCTGGCCGACATCGAAGCCCTGCCGATCCCTGATCCGGAAAAGGACCTGGGCTACGTGATGGACGCCGTGCGTACCATCCGCCGCGAACTGAACGGCCGCGTGCCGCTGATCGGCTTCTCCGGCAGCCCCTGGACCCTGGCCACCTACATGGTCGAAGGTGGTTCCAGCCGTGACTTCCGCAAGACCAAGGCGATGCTCTACGAAAACCCGCAGGCCCTGCACGCGCTGCTGGACAAGCTGGCGCAGTCGGTCACCAGCTACCTGAATGGCCAGATTCTCGCGGGCGCACAGGCGGTGCAGATCTTCGATTCCTGGGGTGGTGCGCTGTCGGCAGCGGCGTACCAGGAATTCTCCCTGGCCTACATGCAGAAGATCGTCGACGGCCTGATCCGCGAACATGAAGGGCGCCGTGTGCCGGTGATCCTCTTCACCAAGGGTGGCGGCCTGTGGCTGGAGTCCATGGCCAATACCGGCGCCGAAGCGCTGGGCCTGGACTGGACCTGCGACATCGGCAGCGCTCGCGCCCGCGTCGGCGACAAGGTGGCCCTGCAGGGCAACATGGACCCGGCGGTGCTCTACGCCAAGCCGGAAGCCATCCGCGCTGAAGTGGCGCGTATCCTCGGTGCCTTCGGTAACGGCAATGGCCACGTGTTCAACCTTGGCCATGGTGTCACCCCGGAAGTCGATCCTGCCCATGCCGGCGCCTTCTTCGAGGCGGTGCACGAGCTGTCGGCGCAGTATCACTGA
- the gabP gene encoding GABA permease, whose product MSSTPSSGLSQGLQNRHVTMLSIAGAIGAGLFVGSGHAIAEAGPAVMVSYLVAGLLVVLVMRMLAEMAVAQPDSGSFSTYADRAIGHWAGFTIGWLYWWFWVLVIPLEANAAAAIIHAWFPGAPIWVLAFLITSALTVTNLFSVKNYGEFEFWLALIKVVSIIAFLVLGCAAIFGFSPNSEVSGIGHLTSEGFLPKGWGAVLAALLTTMFSFMGSEIVTIAATESKDPEQQITRATNSVIWRIALFYLLSILIVVCLVPWNDPRLVSMGSYQTVLEHLHIPYAKLIVDIIVLVSVTSCLNSALYTASRMMYSLSKRGDAPKIAQVTSASRTPVYAVLLSTAMAFLCTFANYLAPAEVFNFLLASSGAIALLVYLVIAMSQLRMRKKLLAQGHQLKLKMWLFPWLTWAVILFIVGALVIMLIRPDHRMEVVATTLLTVVVVCSGLLVSNRRKSQRAAGLVGDAA is encoded by the coding sequence ATGAGCAGCACCCCCTCTTCCGGGCTCTCCCAGGGCCTGCAAAATCGTCACGTCACGATGCTTTCGATCGCCGGTGCCATTGGCGCGGGCCTGTTCGTAGGCTCCGGCCACGCCATCGCCGAAGCTGGCCCGGCCGTCATGGTCTCCTATCTGGTCGCCGGCCTGCTGGTGGTCCTGGTGATGCGCATGCTGGCCGAAATGGCCGTCGCGCAGCCGGACAGCGGCTCCTTCTCCACCTACGCCGACCGCGCCATCGGTCACTGGGCCGGTTTCACCATCGGCTGGCTGTACTGGTGGTTCTGGGTCCTGGTGATCCCGCTGGAAGCCAACGCCGCCGCCGCGATCATCCACGCCTGGTTCCCCGGCGCGCCGATCTGGGTACTGGCCTTCCTGATCACCTCCGCGCTGACCGTGACCAACCTGTTCAGCGTGAAGAACTACGGTGAGTTCGAGTTCTGGCTGGCGCTGATCAAGGTCGTCTCGATCATTGCCTTCCTGGTGCTGGGCTGCGCGGCCATCTTCGGCTTCTCGCCCAACAGCGAAGTCTCCGGCATCGGCCACCTGACCAGCGAAGGCTTCCTGCCCAAGGGCTGGGGCGCCGTGCTCGCCGCGCTGCTGACCACCATGTTCTCCTTCATGGGTTCGGAAATCGTCACCATCGCCGCCACCGAGTCCAAGGACCCGGAGCAGCAGATCACCCGCGCCACCAACTCGGTGATCTGGCGTATCGCGCTGTTCTACCTGCTGTCGATCCTGATCGTGGTCTGCCTGGTGCCGTGGAACGACCCGCGCCTGGTGAGCATGGGCTCCTACCAGACCGTGCTCGAGCACCTGCACATCCCCTACGCCAAGCTGATCGTCGACATCATCGTGCTGGTCTCGGTCACCAGCTGCCTGAACTCGGCGCTCTACACCGCTTCGCGCATGATGTACTCGCTGAGCAAGCGCGGTGACGCACCGAAGATCGCCCAGGTAACCAGCGCCAGCCGCACCCCGGTCTACGCCGTGCTGCTGTCCACCGCCATGGCCTTCCTGTGCACCTTCGCCAACTACCTGGCCCCGGCCGAAGTGTTCAACTTCCTGCTGGCCAGCTCCGGCGCCATCGCCCTGCTGGTGTACCTGGTGATCGCCATGTCGCAGCTGCGCATGCGCAAGAAGCTGCTCGCCCAGGGCCACCAGTTGAAGCTGAAGATGTGGCTGTTCCCCTGGCTGACCTGGGCGGTGATCCTCTTCATCGTCGGTGCCCTGGTGATCATGCTGATCCGCCCGGACCATCGCATGGAAGTGGTCGCCACCACCCTGCTGACCGTCGTGGTGGTCTGCTCCGGCCTGCTGGTGTCCAACCGCCGCAAGTCCCAGCGCGCCGCCGGCCTGGTGGGCGACGCTGCGTGA
- the gltB gene encoding glutamate synthase large subunit: protein MKAGLYHPETFKDNCGFGLIAHMTGEASHELLQTAIEALTCMTHRGGINADGKTGDGCGLLIQKPDQFLRAVAQESFSAELPAQYAVGMVFFNQDPVKAEAARANMNREIERAGLKLVGWRKVPIDTSVLGRLALERLPQIEQVFIGGEGLSDQEFAVKLFSSRRRSSVANAEDADHYICSFSHKTIIYKGLMMPADLAAFYPDLSDERLKTAICVFHQRFSTNTLPKWPLAQPFRLLAHNGEINTITGNRNWAQARRAKFANEWMPDLDELGPLVNRVGSDSSSMDNMLELMVTGGMDMFRGLRMIIPPAWQNVETMDADLRAFYEFNSLHMEPWDGPAGVVLTDGRYAVCLLDRNGLRPSRWVTTKNGYITLASEIGVWDYKPEDVIAKGRVGPGQILAVDTETGQLLQTEDIDNRLKSRHPYKQWLRQSALRIQATLDDDQGVASYDGDQLKQYMKMFQVTFEERDQVLRPLAEQGQEAVGSMGDDTPMAVLSKRIRSPYDYFRQVFAQVTNPPIDPLREAIVMSLETCLGIEQNIFEESPHHANQAILTTPVISPAKWRTLMNLERPGFDLHHIDLNYDESVGLETAVRNIADQAEEAVRAGKVLLVLSDRHIAPGKLPVHAALAVGAVHHRLVQTGLRCDSNILVETATARDPHHFAVLVGFGASAVYPYLAYEVLADLIRTGEVLGDLYEVFKYYRKGISKGMLKILSKMGISTIASYRGAQLFEAIGLADEVTGLCFPGTPSRIQGARFLDIENEQKLLAFEAWNNRKPIQQGGLLKFVYGGEYHAYNPDVVNTLQAAVQQGDYAKFKEYTALVDQRPVSMLRDLLKVKTSEQPLSLDEIEPLESIFKRFDAAGISLGALSPEAHEALAEAMNRLGGRSNSGEGGEDPARYGTLKSSKIKQVATGRFGVTPEYLVNAEVLQIKVAQGAKPGEGGQLPGGKVNGLIARLRYAVPGVTLISPPPHHDIYSIEDLAQLIFDLKQVNPQALVSVKLVSEPGVGTIAAGVAKAYADLITISGYDGGTGASPITSIKYAGSPWELGLAEAHQTLRGNDLRGKVRVQTDGGLKTGLDVIKAAILGAESFGFGTAPMIALGCKYLRICHLNNCATGVATQNDKLRKDHFIGTVDMVVNFFTFIASETREWLAKLGVRSLEELIGRTDLLEILPGETPKQGNLDLTPLLGSDLIPAEKPQFCEVEKNPPFDQGLLAEKMVELSRSAIEGAKGGEYELDICNCDRSIGARISGEIAKVHGNQGMAKSPITFRFKGTAGQSFGVWNAGGLHLYLEGDANDYVGKGMTGGKLVVTPPKGSPFKSQESAIVGNTCLYGATGGKLFAAGTAGERFGVRNSGAHAVVEGTGDHCCEYMTGGFICVLGKTGYNFGSGMTGGFAYVLDMDNTFVDRVNHELVEIQRISGEAMEAQRNHLRKVLVEYVAETASEWGAHLLENLDDYLRRFWLVKPKAASLGSLLTSTRANPQ from the coding sequence ATGAAAGCAGGTCTGTACCATCCTGAGACGTTCAAGGATAACTGCGGATTCGGTCTGATCGCCCATATGACGGGCGAGGCAAGCCACGAACTTCTGCAAACCGCCATCGAAGCACTGACCTGCATGACCCACCGAGGTGGGATCAACGCGGACGGGAAAACCGGGGACGGCTGTGGGCTGCTGATCCAGAAGCCCGACCAGTTCCTGCGCGCCGTGGCCCAAGAGTCCTTCAGCGCCGAGCTGCCCGCCCAGTACGCCGTGGGCATGGTCTTCTTCAACCAGGATCCGGTGAAAGCCGAAGCCGCCCGCGCGAACATGAATCGCGAGATCGAGCGCGCCGGCCTGAAGCTGGTCGGTTGGCGCAAGGTGCCGATCGACACCAGCGTTCTGGGTCGCCTCGCGCTGGAGCGCCTGCCGCAGATCGAGCAGGTGTTCATCGGCGGTGAAGGCCTGTCCGACCAGGAATTCGCGGTCAAGCTGTTCAGCTCCCGTCGCCGCTCCTCCGTGGCCAACGCCGAGGACGCCGACCACTACATCTGCAGCTTCTCGCACAAGACCATCATCTATAAGGGCCTGATGATGCCGGCGGACCTCGCCGCCTTCTATCCGGACCTCTCCGACGAGCGCCTGAAGACCGCCATCTGCGTCTTCCACCAGCGCTTCTCGACCAACACCCTGCCGAAGTGGCCGCTGGCCCAGCCGTTCCGTCTGCTGGCGCACAACGGCGAGATCAACACCATCACCGGCAACCGCAACTGGGCCCAGGCCCGTCGCGCCAAGTTCGCCAACGAGTGGATGCCCGATCTCGACGAGCTCGGCCCGCTGGTCAACCGCGTGGGCTCCGACTCCTCCAGCATGGACAACATGCTCGAGCTGATGGTCACCGGCGGTATGGACATGTTCCGTGGCCTGCGCATGATCATTCCGCCGGCCTGGCAGAACGTCGAGACCATGGACGCCGACCTGCGCGCGTTCTACGAATTCAACTCGCTGCACATGGAGCCGTGGGACGGCCCCGCCGGCGTCGTGCTGACCGACGGCCGCTACGCCGTCTGCCTGCTCGACCGCAACGGCCTGCGCCCCTCGCGCTGGGTCACCACCAAGAACGGCTACATCACCCTCGCCTCGGAAATCGGCGTGTGGGACTACAAGCCCGAGGACGTCATCGCCAAGGGCCGTGTCGGTCCGGGCCAGATCCTTGCGGTGGACACCGAGACCGGCCAGCTGCTGCAGACCGAGGACATCGACAACCGCCTGAAGTCGCGCCACCCGTACAAGCAGTGGCTGCGCCAGAGCGCGCTGCGCATCCAGGCCACCCTGGACGATGACCAGGGCGTTGCCAGCTACGACGGCGACCAGCTCAAGCAATACATGAAGATGTTCCAGGTCACCTTCGAGGAGCGTGACCAGGTGCTGCGCCCGCTCGCCGAGCAGGGCCAGGAAGCGGTCGGCTCGATGGGCGACGACACCCCGATGGCGGTGCTGTCCAAACGCATCCGCTCGCCCTACGACTACTTCCGCCAGGTCTTCGCGCAGGTCACCAACCCGCCGATCGACCCGCTGCGCGAAGCGATCGTGATGTCCCTGGAAACCTGTCTGGGCATCGAGCAGAACATCTTCGAAGAGTCTCCGCACCACGCCAACCAGGCGATCCTGACCACCCCGGTGATCTCCCCGGCGAAGTGGCGGACCCTGATGAACCTGGAGCGTCCGGGCTTCGACCTGCACCACATCGACCTGAACTACGACGAGTCCGTCGGCCTCGAAACGGCCGTGCGCAACATCGCCGACCAGGCCGAGGAGGCCGTGCGCGCCGGCAAGGTGTTACTGGTGCTGTCCGACCGTCACATCGCTCCCGGCAAGCTGCCGGTGCATGCGGCGCTGGCCGTCGGCGCCGTGCACCACCGCCTGGTGCAGACCGGCCTGCGCTGCGACTCCAACATCCTGGTGGAAACCGCCACCGCCCGTGACCCGCACCACTTCGCGGTTCTCGTGGGCTTTGGCGCGTCCGCGGTCTACCCGTACCTCGCCTACGAAGTGCTGGCCGACCTGATCCGTACCGGCGAAGTGCTGGGCGACCTCTACGAGGTCTTCAAGTACTACCGCAAGGGCATCTCCAAGGGGATGCTGAAAATCCTCTCGAAGATGGGCATCTCCACCATCGCCTCCTACCGTGGCGCCCAGCTGTTCGAAGCCATCGGCCTGGCCGACGAAGTCACCGGCCTGTGCTTCCCGGGTACCCCGAGCCGCATCCAGGGCGCGCGCTTCCTCGACATCGAGAACGAGCAGAAGCTGCTGGCGTTCGAGGCCTGGAACAACCGCAAGCCGATCCAGCAGGGTGGTCTGCTGAAGTTCGTCTACGGTGGCGAGTACCACGCCTACAACCCGGACGTGGTGAACACCCTGCAGGCCGCCGTGCAGCAGGGCGACTACGCCAAATTCAAGGAATACACCGCGCTGGTCGACCAGCGCCCGGTCTCCATGCTGCGCGACCTGCTCAAGGTGAAGACCAGCGAGCAGCCGCTGAGCCTGGACGAGATCGAGCCGCTGGAGTCCATCTTCAAGCGCTTCGACGCTGCCGGCATCTCCCTCGGCGCGCTGTCGCCGGAGGCCCACGAGGCCCTGGCCGAAGCGATGAACCGCCTGGGCGGCCGCTCCAACTCCGGTGAGGGTGGCGAAGACCCGGCGCGCTACGGCACGCTGAAGAGCTCGAAGATCAAGCAGGTGGCCACCGGCCGCTTCGGTGTGACCCCGGAATATCTGGTCAACGCCGAAGTCCTGCAGATCAAGGTGGCCCAGGGCGCCAAGCCTGGCGAAGGTGGCCAGCTGCCCGGTGGCAAGGTCAACGGCCTGATCGCCCGCCTGCGCTATGCAGTGCCCGGCGTGACCCTGATCTCGCCGCCGCCGCACCACGACATCTACTCCATCGAAGACCTCGCCCAGCTGATCTTCGACCTCAAGCAGGTCAACCCGCAGGCGCTGGTATCGGTGAAGCTGGTATCCGAGCCGGGCGTTGGCACCATCGCCGCCGGCGTGGCCAAGGCCTATGCGGACCTGATCACCATCTCCGGCTATGACGGCGGTACCGGCGCATCGCCGATCACCTCCATCAAGTACGCGGGTTCCCCGTGGGAGCTGGGCCTCGCCGAGGCGCACCAGACCCTGCGCGGCAACGACCTGCGCGGCAAGGTCCGGGTGCAGACCGACGGCGGCCTGAAGACCGGCCTGGACGTCATCAAGGCGGCCATCCTCGGCGCCGAGAGCTTCGGCTTCGGCACCGCGCCGATGATCGCCCTGGGCTGCAAATACCTGCGTATCTGCCACCTGAACAACTGCGCTACCGGCGTCGCCACCCAGAACGACAAGCTGCGCAAGGACCACTTCATCGGCACCGTGGACATGGTGGTGAACTTCTTCACCTTCATTGCCAGCGAAACCCGTGAGTGGCTGGCCAAGCTCGGCGTGCGTAGCCTGGAAGAACTGATCGGCCGCACCGACCTGCTGGAAATCCTGCCGGGCGAGACGCCCAAGCAGGGCAACCTCGACCTCACGCCGCTGCTGGGCAGCGACCTGATCCCGGCCGAGAAGCCGCAGTTCTGCGAAGTCGAGAAGAATCCGCCGTTCGACCAGGGCCTGCTGGCCGAGAAGATGGTCGAGCTGTCGCGCTCCGCCATCGAAGGCGCCAAGGGCGGCGAGTACGAACTGGACATCTGCAACTGCGACCGTTCCATCGGTGCGCGGATTTCCGGTGAGATCGCCAAGGTCCACGGCAACCAGGGCATGGCCAAGTCGCCGATCACCTTCCGCTTCAAGGGCACTGCGGGGCAGAGCTTCGGCGTGTGGAACGCCGGCGGCCTGCACCTGTACCTGGAAGGCGACGCCAACGACTACGTCGGCAAGGGCATGACCGGCGGCAAGCTGGTCGTCACTCCGCCCAAGGGCAGCCCGTTCAAGTCGCAGGAATCGGCCATCGTCGGCAACACCTGCCTGTACGGCGCCACCGGCGGCAAGCTGTTCGCCGCCGGCACCGCGGGCGAGCGTTTCGGCGTGCGCAACTCCGGCGCCCATGCCGTGGTTGAAGGTACCGGTGACCACTGCTGCGAATACATGACCGGCGGTTTCATCTGCGTACTGGGCAAGACCGGCTACAACTTCGGCTCCGGCATGACCGGTGGCTTCGCTTATGTCCTCGACATGGACAACACCTTCGTCGACCGCGTGAACCATGAGCTGGTGGAAATCCAGCGCATCAGCGGCGAGGCGATGGAGGCCCAGCGCAACCATCTGCGCAAGGTGCTGGTCGAGTACGTGGCGGAAACGGCGAGTGAGTGGGGCGCACATCTGCTGGAGAACCTCGACGACTACCTGCGTCGGTTCTGGCTGGTGAAACCGAAGGCCGCAAGCCTCGGTTCCCTGCTGACCAGCACTCGTGCCAACCCGCAATAA
- a CDS encoding FAD-dependent oxidoreductase, with translation MSERLNNDFQFIEVGRKDPKKKLLRQRKREFVEIYDLFKPQQAADQAHRCLGCGNPYCEWKCPVHNFIPNWLKLVSEGNILAAAELSHQTNTLPEVCGRVCPQDRLCEGACTLNDGFGAVTIGSVEKYITDTAFAMGWRPDMSKVKPTGKRVAVIGAGPAGLGCADVLVRNGVTPVVFDKNPEIGGLLTFGIPEFKLEKQVLSRRREVFTGMGIEFRLNTEIGKDVTMEQLLDEYDAVFMGMGTYTYMKGGFPGEDLPGVHDALDFLIANVNRNLGFEKSPEDFVDMKGKRVVVLGGGDTAMDCNRTSIRQGAKSVTCAYRRDEENMPGSRKEVKNAKEEGVKFLFNRQPIAIVGEDKVEGVKVVETRLGEPDARGRRSPEPIPGSEEIIPAEAVLIAFGFRPSPAPWFDQHQVEIDSQGRVIAPAASQFKHQTSNPKIFAGGDMVRGSDLVVTAIFEGRTAAEGILDYLGV, from the coding sequence ATGTCTGAACGTCTTAACAATGACTTCCAGTTCATCGAAGTCGGGCGCAAGGATCCGAAGAAGAAGCTTCTTCGCCAGCGCAAGCGCGAGTTCGTGGAAATCTACGACCTGTTCAAGCCGCAGCAGGCGGCTGACCAGGCCCACCGTTGCCTGGGCTGCGGCAACCCGTACTGCGAGTGGAAGTGCCCGGTCCACAACTTCATCCCCAACTGGTTGAAGCTGGTCTCCGAAGGCAACATCCTCGCCGCCGCCGAACTGTCCCACCAGACCAACACCCTGCCGGAAGTCTGCGGCCGGGTGTGCCCGCAGGACCGCCTGTGCGAAGGCGCCTGCACCCTGAACGATGGCTTCGGCGCGGTCACCATCGGCTCGGTGGAGAAGTACATCACCGACACCGCCTTCGCCATGGGCTGGCGCCCGGACATGTCCAAGGTCAAGCCCACCGGCAAGCGCGTCGCGGTGATCGGCGCGGGCCCGGCGGGCCTGGGCTGCGCCGACGTGCTGGTGCGCAACGGCGTGACCCCGGTGGTGTTCGACAAGAACCCGGAAATCGGCGGCCTGCTGACCTTCGGCATCCCCGAGTTCAAGCTGGAGAAGCAGGTGCTCTCGCGCCGTCGTGAAGTCTTCACCGGCATGGGCATCGAGTTCCGCCTGAACACCGAGATCGGCAAGGACGTCACCATGGAGCAGCTGCTCGATGAGTACGATGCCGTGTTCATGGGCATGGGCACCTACACCTACATGAAAGGCGGCTTCCCTGGCGAAGACCTGCCCGGCGTGCACGATGCGCTGGACTTCCTGATCGCCAACGTGAACCGCAACCTGGGCTTCGAGAAGTCGCCGGAAGACTTCGTCGACATGAAGGGCAAGCGCGTCGTGGTGCTGGGTGGTGGCGACACCGCGATGGACTGCAACCGCACCTCCATCCGCCAGGGCGCCAAGAGCGTGACCTGCGCCTACCGCCGTGACGAAGAGAACATGCCCGGCTCGCGCAAAGAGGTGAAGAACGCCAAGGAAGAGGGCGTGAAGTTCCTCTTCAACCGCCAGCCCATCGCCATCGTCGGCGAGGACAAGGTGGAGGGCGTGAAGGTGGTCGAGACCCGTCTCGGCGAGCCGGACGCCCGTGGCCGTCGCAGCCCCGAGCCGATCCCGGGTTCCGAGGAAATCATCCCGGCGGAAGCCGTGCTGATCGCCTTCGGTTTCCGCCCGAGCCCGGCGCCGTGGTTCGACCAGCACCAGGTGGAAATCGACAGCCAGGGCCGCGTCATCGCCCCGGCGGCCTCGCAGTTCAAGCACCAGACCAGCAACCCGAAGATCTTCGCCGGTGGCGACATGGTCCGCGGTTCCGATCTGGTAGTGACGGCGATCTTCGAAGGCCGCACCGCCGCCGAAGGCATCCTGGACTACCTGGGCGTCTGA